DNA from Bacteroidota bacterium:
CCTGGCATTACAGGTGGTGGCGTGCCTGCCACTGCAATTACTACATCAGCTACATTGCTGCTTGCATTCAGCGCTTCATCGAGGGGGCCGAGGTTTCCATTCTCAGCAATCTGGCGGATGCCGTTGCTCGCTTTGTAACCTACGCTGAACATGTCGATGTGCGCATTGTGCGTCGCTACGAGGGGAGGTGTGAATGGCTGACCTTTTGTGATATTTCTAACAGCAACTTCATACGTGTAGTACGTGCCATCAGAAGAAGCACCTGCTGCTACAGGGCCTTCATTTTCAACTTCAGTAAGGGCGTCAGAACATCCTACGAGCACGAGCGCTGCAAGAAGTGAGAAGAATAAACTCTTTTTCATTTTAAGAACTTTTTTGTTTGGGTGTTAACGGAACAGCCACAGATTACGGCGACTTTTGCGGCTATCCTTCACAGAAGTGTAACAAGCCCCTAAACTTTATCTAAACACGACAGAACTTTTGCCTACAGACTTGCAGGGTATTGCAAGTTTTGCAAAGTCAATTATATTAATTTGTCTTGACTTCAAGATACTTGTTACCTAGATTGTTTACATGAAGCATTTAGACTTAATAGATAAACTGCAGCAAGCGTGGCAGACTGAACGGCCCGAACTGGACAGCAGCGCGATGGGAATTGTTGGCCGCACAATTCTGCTGGGTGAGCTTATGCGGAAGAGCGCGCACGCGGTACTTGCAGACTTTGGCATTGGCTATACGGACCTGGATGTACTCGCAACGCTACGTCGGTCGGGTATCCCTTTCTGCTTGCGGCCGGCCGACTTGCTGAAAGCCATCCTGATCCAGTCGGGCTCGCTGACCGCTTGCCTGGACCGGCTGGAGGGCGCCGGCCTCATCGAGCGGGTCCCCACCCCCAATGACAGGCGGAGCCGATCGGTACAGTTAACTGAAAAAGGCATTGTGTTGGTGGACAAGGCCATCACAACCCGGTTTGGCGAAGCTGAACAGTTTGTCAATTCCCTCTCATCAGAAGAAAGAAGCGCACTCGAGCAGCTGTTGCGAAAACTGTTGCTCAACCAATCCAAAGAGGAGAATTAAGATGAAGCACATTACACAGCGTATATCCCTGATCGTATTCTGCACGGTATTCGCCGGCTGTACAACAAAGCCGGCTATCGAGCGCCAGGTGACGGTTGAGACAAAAACCCTCGTAATGGCCGACAGCACAACTGTTAGTTATGAACTGGGGATGATTGAGGTGCCTCATAACAGAAATACAGCCTCAGACACAACCTGGGCAGTGGAATTTGTTCGGTTAAGCCGGGCCCCTGAAGCCATGGCTGGCACCCCGCCTATTTTCATCCTACGCGGAGGCCCAGGCACTGAGCCGGCATCTCAGTTGTTGGAAGACCCATCGTACTATACATACTTCTATGCGCCTTTAAC
Protein-coding regions in this window:
- a CDS encoding MarR family transcriptional regulator, with the protein product MKHLDLIDKLQQAWQTERPELDSSAMGIVGRTILLGELMRKSAHAVLADFGIGYTDLDVLATLRRSGIPFCLRPADLLKAILIQSGSLTACLDRLEGAGLIERVPTPNDRRSRSVQLTEKGIVLVDKAITTRFGEAEQFVNSLSSEERSALEQLLRKLLLNQSKEEN